The Amycolatopsis jiangsuensis nucleotide sequence CGACCACACCCGCGTGCGGCTGCTGCGCGAAGCACTCGACCTCTGGCGTGGACCCGCACTCGGTGAGGTCGCCGACGGCGAGTTCTTCCAGGCTCCCGTCGCCCGGCTCACCGAACTCCGGCTCACTGCCGCCGAAGACCACGCCGAGTCCGCACTGCGCCTCGGCCACGGAGCGGACCTGACCACGGAGCTGTCCGAACTCCTGGCCCAGCACCCCCTGCGCGAACGGCTGGCGGCCGCGCTGATGCGCGCGCTGCATGCCGCTGGACAGCCGGCCGAAGCGTTGCGGGTGTTCGCGCGGATCCGGGCCGCGCTCGCTGACGAACTCGGCGCTGATCCGTCCGCCGAGCTGTCCACAGTGCACACTTCGCTGCTGCGCGAGAACAGCGGTACGACTGCGACCGGACCGCGGACGAATCTACGCGCCGGGCTCACCAGTTTCGTCGGCCGCGACTCGGACGTCGCCGAGGTGGCCAAGCTCGTCGGTGAATACCGGCTCACCACGCTCATCGGGCCGGGCGGCGCAGGGAAGACCCGTCTCGCGGGCGAGACCGGGCACCGGTTGCTGAGTGAAGCGAACGGCGACGTCTGGTTCATCGAGCTCGCCTCGGCCGCCCCCGGCACGGATCTCGCCCAGGCCGTGCTCGGCGCACTCGAACAACGCGGGCACGTGCACCTGGGGCTGCACGCCGGCGGCTCACCTCGGGACCGTGCGGTGGCAGCGTTGCGCGGCCGGGAAACCCTGCTGGTGCTGGACAACTGCGAGCACGTCATCGACGCGGCCGCGGAGCTGGCCGAACGACTGCTCGGCGAGTGCCCGCTGCTGCGCGTCCTGGCCACGAGCCGGGAAGCCCTCGCGGTGACCGGTGAAGCGCTGTGGCCGGTCGAACCCCTGACGCTCCCGGCCGAGGGCGCCGGCGCACCCGAGGCGATGACCTGCGCCTCGGTGCGCCTGTTCGCCGACCGGGCCGCCGCGGTGCGGCCGGGCTTCACCGTTGACGATTCCACTGTGGACGATGTGGTCCGGGTCTGCCGGGCGCTCGACGGAATGCCGCTGGCCGTGGAGCTGGCCGCGGCGCGGCTGCGGTCGCTGACCGTGCCGCAGCTCGCGGCCCGGCTCGACGACCGGTTTCGCCTGCTGACCGGGGGCAGCCGCACGGCGCTGGCGCGGCACCGGACGCTGCGCGCGGTCGTCGACTGGAGCTGGGATCTGCTGGAACCGGACGAACGCCGGCTGCTTCGCCGGCTCGCGGTGTTCTCCGGCGGCGCGACGGCCGAGGCTGCCGAGGCGGTCTGCGAGGGCGGCGCCGACTCGCTTCTCCCGCTGGTCGACAAATCGCTGCTGACCGTCTCCGGCGATCCCGAGCCGCGCTACGGGATGCTGGAGACGATCAAGGCCTACGGCCTGGAGCGGCTGGCCGAGGCGGGTGAGGGCGAAGCGGTGCGGGAGGCGCACGCGCAGTGGTTCGCCTCGCTGGCCGAACGCGCCGACGGCCATCTGCGCGCTATCGAACAACTCGACTGGCTTCCCCGGCTGAAAGCCGACCACGGCAACCTCGTCGCCGCCATCCGGAGTGCGATCGCCGCGGGCGACGCGGCCCTGTCCGTCCGGCTGGTGGTCAGCTGTTCGTGGTTTTGGCTGCTGACCGGGCACAAACTGGAAGGCCTCGACCTGATCGCGGCCGCGCTGGCCGTGCCGGGCCGGGTGGACGACGGGGCACGGGCCACCGCGTACGCGATGCGGGCGCTGCTCATGACCGCCGGGCTGGCCGACGACCGCAGTGCCGACGACTGGGTGGACGCGGCGCTGGAGCTGGCCGGCGGCCGGGTCGCGCGGCAGCATCCGATCCTGCGGTTCATGGTCCCGTCGCACGAGTTGCTGCGCAGTGGCAGGGACGGTACGCCGCCCACTCTGTCCGCATTGGACGATCTGGTGGTGGACCCGGATCCGTGGCTGCGGGCGCACGCCCTGCTGAACCGGTCCCGGCTGCAGGTGAGCGTCCACCGCGACGTGGCCGCGGCGGAGGAGGACGGCCGGGAGTCGGTACGGCTGTTCCGGCTCAGCGGGGAACGCTGGGGGGCGTCGCTGGCGTTGAGCGGGCTCGCCGAGCTCGTCGCCCGGCGTGGCGCGCTGGCCGAATCCGCGGCGCTGTACGGGGAATCCGTCGACGCCGTGCGCGAGCTGGGCGCACTCGAGGACGCCATCTGGGCGCGCGGCCGGCAAGCGCAGCTGCTGCTGCACCTGGGCGACGAAGCGGGTGCGGCGGCCGCGATCGCCGCGGCGGACCTCGAATCGGCGACCGTCACGTTCCCCGACGCGCTGGCCGGCCTGGCTCACGCGAAGGGAGATCTTGCCCGCTGGCAAGGCGATCCGGCCACCGCACGGCTGAACCTGGAGCGGGCCGAAGCCCTGCTCGGCCACACCACCATGCACCCGGTGTTCCGCGCGATGCTGGAGCATTCGCACGCCTACCTCGACGCCGGCGCCGGCGATCTGGACTCGGCACGCGTCCGCCGGCGCCGGGCCCTGGACCTGTTCCTCGAGGTCAACGACGTGGTCTACCTGGCACAGAGCCTGGTCGGGGTCGCCGACCACGCCGTGCGCCTGGGCCGGATCACCGACGCTGCCCTACTGCTGCGCGCCGCCACGGATCTGCGCGGCGGACCGGACCACGGCTCCCCCGACACCGCCGCCGTCGAAGCCTCGATCCGGGGCCTCGGCGAGCACGCGCCTGCCGAAGCCCCGGTCGCGGACGCGATTGCGCTGGCCCACGAGGTGCTCAGCGAATCAGGTTCCGCTCGAACAGCCGACGTGCCCACAGGTACCCGGCGAGGCTGATCAGCACGCACCAACCCAGCGCCAGCAACGGATTCGAGCCCACCGGCGTACCACGGAGCAGGCCCCGCACCGTCTCCATCACCGGCGTGAACGGCTGGTATTCGGCAAACCACCGCAGTCCGGCGGGCATCGAGCCGGTGGGCACGAAGCCACTGCCCAGGAACGGCAGCAGGATCAGCGGCATCGGAAGATTGCTCGCGCCCTCGACGCTCTTGGTCACCATCCCGAGCGCGACCGTCAGCCAGGTCAGGGAAAACGCCAGCAGCGCGAGCATGCCGAGCACGCCCAGCCAGCGCGGCAGGTCCGCGGAAGGCCGGAACCCGATGGCGACCGCCAGCCCCAGTGTCACCACGACGCTCAGCATCGCTTGCACACAGCTGCCCCCCACGTGCCCGGTGAGCACCGCCGCGCGGCTGATCGCCATCGTGCGGAAGCGGGCGACGATGCCCTGGGTCATGTCCATCGCCACGGACACCGCCGTCCCCTGCACCGAACCGGCGATCGCCATCAGCAGCACGCCCGGGACCACGTAGTCGAGGTAGGTCCCGCGGCCCCCGCCGATACCGGCGCCGAGCACACCGCCGAAGACGTACACGAACAGCAGCAGGAAGATCACCGGCATCGCGAGCAGCACCAGCGTCATCGACGGGTAGCGCATCAGGTGCTTGAG carries:
- a CDS encoding BTAD domain-containing putative transcriptional regulator translates to MRIGVLGPLEVRTDAGAEVEVAGVRVRTLLSALALEPGRVVAPGRLVDAVWGAHPPATANALQALVSRLRRAGADLESTPAGYRLPAATVDVARFEELVTAARAAGDDHTRVRLLREALDLWRGPALGEVADGEFFQAPVARLTELRLTAAEDHAESALRLGHGADLTTELSELLAQHPLRERLAAALMRALHAAGQPAEALRVFARIRAALADELGADPSAELSTVHTSLLRENSGTTATGPRTNLRAGLTSFVGRDSDVAEVAKLVGEYRLTTLIGPGGAGKTRLAGETGHRLLSEANGDVWFIELASAAPGTDLAQAVLGALEQRGHVHLGLHAGGSPRDRAVAALRGRETLLVLDNCEHVIDAAAELAERLLGECPLLRVLATSREALAVTGEALWPVEPLTLPAEGAGAPEAMTCASVRLFADRAAAVRPGFTVDDSTVDDVVRVCRALDGMPLAVELAAARLRSLTVPQLAARLDDRFRLLTGGSRTALARHRTLRAVVDWSWDLLEPDERRLLRRLAVFSGGATAEAAEAVCEGGADSLLPLVDKSLLTVSGDPEPRYGMLETIKAYGLERLAEAGEGEAVREAHAQWFASLAERADGHLRAIEQLDWLPRLKADHGNLVAAIRSAIAAGDAALSVRLVVSCSWFWLLTGHKLEGLDLIAAALAVPGRVDDGARATAYAMRALLMTAGLADDRSADDWVDAALELAGGRVARQHPILRFMVPSHELLRSGRDGTPPTLSALDDLVVDPDPWLRAHALLNRSRLQVSVHRDVAAAEEDGRESVRLFRLSGERWGASLALSGLAELVARRGALAESAALYGESVDAVRELGALEDAIWARGRQAQLLLHLGDEAGAAAAIAAADLESATVTFPDALAGLAHAKGDLARWQGDPATARLNLERAEALLGHTTMHPVFRAMLEHSHAYLDAGAGDLDSARVRRRRALDLFLEVNDVVYLAQSLVGVADHAVRLGRITDAALLLRAATDLRGGPDHGSPDTAAVEASIRGLGEHAPAEAPVADAIALAHEVLSESGSARTADVPTGTRRG
- a CDS encoding ABC transporter permease codes for the protein MRDSVVMVRRNLKHLMRYPSMTLVLLAMPVIFLLLFVYVFGGVLGAGIGGGRGTYLDYVVPGVLLMAIAGSVQGTAVSVAMDMTQGIVARFRTMAISRAAVLTGHVGGSCVQAMLSVVVTLGLAVAIGFRPSADLPRWLGVLGMLALLAFSLTWLTVALGMVTKSVEGASNLPMPLILLPFLGSGFVPTGSMPAGLRWFAEYQPFTPVMETVRGLLRGTPVGSNPLLALGWCVLISLAGYLWARRLFERNLIR